Proteins from one Gallus gallus isolate bGalGal1 chromosome 17, bGalGal1.mat.broiler.GRCg7b, whole genome shotgun sequence genomic window:
- the STRBP gene encoding spermatid perinuclear RNA-binding protein isoform X10, protein MRSIRSFANDDRHVMVKHSTIYPSPEELEAVQNMVSTVECALKHVSDWMDEKNKSVKCEGDVEAKEEAAESNAKDQSGRTLCGVMRIGLVAKGLLIKDDMDLELVLMCKEKPTKTLLCIVKDNLPIQIQKLTEEKYLVEEHVNEAAIIIRNTKEPKLTLKVILTSPLIRDEAEKKEGDSVAMKDPPDLLDRQKCLEALASLRHAKWFQARANGLKSCVIVLRILRDLCNRVPTWAPLKGWPLELICEKSIGTCNRPLGAGEALRRVMECLASGILLPGGPGLHDPCEREPTDALSDMTVQQKEAITHSAQHALRLSAFGQIYKVLEMDPLPSNKSFQKYSWSVADKEGTGSSALKRPFEDGVGDDKDPNKKMKRNLRKILDSKAIDLMNALMRLNQIRPGLQYKLLSQSGPVHAPVFTMSVDVDGTTYEASGPSKKTAKLHVAVKVLQAMGYPTGFDADVECVSSDEKSDNEGKNETVSSISSNNTGNSTADTSATLEVRTQGPILTASGKNPVMELNEKRRGLKYELISETGGSHDKRFVMEVEVDGQKFRGAGPNKKVAKASAALAALEKLFSGPNAANNKKKKILPQQTKGVVNTAVSAAVQAVRGRGRGALTRGAFVGAAAATGYITPGYGAPYGYSTAAPAYDFAVEAGGALFMKRI, encoded by the exons ATG AGATCTATCCGATCTTTTGCTAACGATGACCGCCATGTTATGGTGAAACATTCAACCATTTATCCATCTCCAGAAGAACTTGAAGCTGTCCAGAACATGGTATCAACAGTAGAATGTGCCCTTAAACATGTGTCTGACTGGATGGATGAAAAGAACAAGTCTGTAAAATGTGAGGGTGATGTGGAAGCAAAAGaggaagctgcagaaagcaatgccAA GGATCAAAGTGGTCGGACCTTGTGTGGTGTTATGAGAATTGGCTTGGTTGCAAAGGGTTTGCTGATAAAAGATGATATGGATTTGGAGCTGGTTCTCATGTgcaaagaaaaacccacaaagacCTTACTATGTATAGTCAAAGACAATCTCCCCATTCAAATTCAG AAACTTACAGAAGAGAAGTATCTCGTGGAGGAGCATGTAAATGAGGCAGCTATTATTATTCGTAACACAAAGGAGCCCAAGCTAACCTTGAAGGTGATACTTACGTCCCCTCTCATTCGAGATGaagcagagaagaaggaaggag ACAGTGTTGCGATGAAAGATCCTCCGGACTTATTGGACAGGCAGAAATGCCTGGAGGCCTTGGCGTCTCTGCGGCACGCCAAATGGTTTCAG gCCAGGGCAAATGGACTAAAATCATGTGTAATTGTGCTTCGTATTCTGCGGGATTTGTGCAACAGAGTCCCCACAtgggcaccactgaaaggaTGG CCACTCGAGCTTATATGTGAAAAATCTATAGGTACTTGTAATAGACCTTTGGGCGCTGGGGAAGCATTACGACGAGTGATGGAGTGCTTGGCATCTGGAATTCTGCTTCCCG gaGGCCCTGGTCTGCATGACCCCTGTGAACGGGAGCCAACAGATGCTTTGTCTGATATGACAGTTCAGCAAAAAGAAGCCATTACGCACAGTGCTCAG CATGCCCTCAGATTATCAGCCTTTGGTCAGATTTATAAGGTTTTGGAAATGGATCCCCTCCCATcaaataaatcatttcagaaatattccTGGTCAGTAGCTGACAAAGAAG GTACAGGCTCATCTGCTCTCAAGAGACCATTTGAAGATGGTGTTGGGGACGATAAAGATCCAAATAAAAAGATGAAGCGTAATCTGAGGAAAA TACTAGATAGTAAAGCAATAGATCTCATGAATGCTCTGATGAGGCTGAACCAAATCAGGCCGGGGCTTCAGTATAAGCTGCTGTCCCAGTCTGGTCCAGTCCATGCCCCAGTCTTCACAATGTCTGTAGATGTTGATGGTACGACATATGAAGCATCAGGACCTTCTAAGAAAACAGCCAAGCTCCATGTGGCAGTGAAG GTTTTACAAGCAATGGGTTATCCAACTGGTTTTGATGCAGATGTTGAATGTGTAAGTTCTGATGAAAAATCAGATAATGAaggtaaaaatgaaacagtgtcTTCAATCTCAAGCAATAATACTGGAAATTCTACAGCTGACACCTCTGCTACCCTAGAG GTAAGAACTCAGGGTCCTATACTGACAGCAAGTGGTAAAAATCCGGTGATGGAGCtcaatgaaaaaagaagaggtCTGAAGTATGAGCTCATCTCTGAGACAGGTGGAAGCCATGACAAGCGATTTGTGATGGAG GTAGAAGTAGATGGCCAGAAATTCAGAGGTGCAGGCCCAAATAAGAAAGTAGCAAAAGCAAGTGCTGCATTAGCAGCACTTGAGAAACTGTTTTCTGGACCTAATGCAgcaaacaacaagaaaaagaaaattcttcctcAG CAGACTAAAGGAGTTGTCAATacagctgtttctgcagcagtcCAGGCTGTGCGAGGTAGAGGACGAGGTGCTTTAACAAGAGGTGCATTTgttggggcagctgctgctacTGGATACATAACGCCAG GCTATGGAGCACCGTATGGATATAGTACAGCTGCACCAGCTTATG ACTTTGCTGTTGAGGCAGGGGGAGCTTTATTTATGAAGAGGATCTAA
- the STRBP gene encoding spermatid perinuclear RNA-binding protein isoform X8, whose translation MRSIRSFANDDRHVMVKHSTIYPSPEELEAVQNMVSTVECALKHVSDWMDEKNKSVKCEGDVEAKEEAAESNAKDQSGRTLCGVMRIGLVAKGLLIKDDMDLELVLMCKEKPTKTLLCIVKDNLPIQIQKLTEEKYLVEEHVNEAAIIIRNTKEPKLTLKVILTSPLIRDEAEKKEGVDSVAMKDPPDLLDRQKCLEALASLRHAKWFQARANGLKSCVIVLRILRDLCNRVPTWAPLKGWPLELICEKSIGTCNRPLGAGEALRRVMECLASGILLPGGPGLHDPCEREPTDALSDMTVQQKEAITHSAQHALRLSAFGQIYKVLEMDPLPSNKSFQKYSWSVADKEGTGSSALKRPFEDGVGDDKDPNKKMKRNLRKILDSKAIDLMNALMRLNQIRPGLQYKLLSQSGPVHAPVFTMSVDVDGTTYEASGPSKKTAKLHVAVKVLQAMGYPTGFDADVECVSSDEKSDNEGKNETVSSISSNNTGNSTADTSATLEVRTQGPILTASGKNPVMELNEKRRGLKYELISETGGSHDKRFVMEVEVDGQKFRGAGPNKKVAKASAALAALEKLFSGPNAANNKKKKILPQQTKGVVNTAVSAAVQAVRGRGRGALTRGAFVGAAAATGYITPGYGAPYGYSTAAPAYDFAVEAGGALFMKRI comes from the exons ATG AGATCTATCCGATCTTTTGCTAACGATGACCGCCATGTTATGGTGAAACATTCAACCATTTATCCATCTCCAGAAGAACTTGAAGCTGTCCAGAACATGGTATCAACAGTAGAATGTGCCCTTAAACATGTGTCTGACTGGATGGATGAAAAGAACAAGTCTGTAAAATGTGAGGGTGATGTGGAAGCAAAAGaggaagctgcagaaagcaatgccAA GGATCAAAGTGGTCGGACCTTGTGTGGTGTTATGAGAATTGGCTTGGTTGCAAAGGGTTTGCTGATAAAAGATGATATGGATTTGGAGCTGGTTCTCATGTgcaaagaaaaacccacaaagacCTTACTATGTATAGTCAAAGACAATCTCCCCATTCAAATTCAG AAACTTACAGAAGAGAAGTATCTCGTGGAGGAGCATGTAAATGAGGCAGCTATTATTATTCGTAACACAAAGGAGCCCAAGCTAACCTTGAAGGTGATACTTACGTCCCCTCTCATTCGAGATGaagcagagaagaaggaaggag TAGACAGTGTTGCGATGAAAGATCCTCCGGACTTATTGGACAGGCAGAAATGCCTGGAGGCCTTGGCGTCTCTGCGGCACGCCAAATGGTTTCAG gCCAGGGCAAATGGACTAAAATCATGTGTAATTGTGCTTCGTATTCTGCGGGATTTGTGCAACAGAGTCCCCACAtgggcaccactgaaaggaTGG CCACTCGAGCTTATATGTGAAAAATCTATAGGTACTTGTAATAGACCTTTGGGCGCTGGGGAAGCATTACGACGAGTGATGGAGTGCTTGGCATCTGGAATTCTGCTTCCCG gaGGCCCTGGTCTGCATGACCCCTGTGAACGGGAGCCAACAGATGCTTTGTCTGATATGACAGTTCAGCAAAAAGAAGCCATTACGCACAGTGCTCAG CATGCCCTCAGATTATCAGCCTTTGGTCAGATTTATAAGGTTTTGGAAATGGATCCCCTCCCATcaaataaatcatttcagaaatattccTGGTCAGTAGCTGACAAAGAAG GTACAGGCTCATCTGCTCTCAAGAGACCATTTGAAGATGGTGTTGGGGACGATAAAGATCCAAATAAAAAGATGAAGCGTAATCTGAGGAAAA TACTAGATAGTAAAGCAATAGATCTCATGAATGCTCTGATGAGGCTGAACCAAATCAGGCCGGGGCTTCAGTATAAGCTGCTGTCCCAGTCTGGTCCAGTCCATGCCCCAGTCTTCACAATGTCTGTAGATGTTGATGGTACGACATATGAAGCATCAGGACCTTCTAAGAAAACAGCCAAGCTCCATGTGGCAGTGAAG GTTTTACAAGCAATGGGTTATCCAACTGGTTTTGATGCAGATGTTGAATGTGTAAGTTCTGATGAAAAATCAGATAATGAaggtaaaaatgaaacagtgtcTTCAATCTCAAGCAATAATACTGGAAATTCTACAGCTGACACCTCTGCTACCCTAGAG GTAAGAACTCAGGGTCCTATACTGACAGCAAGTGGTAAAAATCCGGTGATGGAGCtcaatgaaaaaagaagaggtCTGAAGTATGAGCTCATCTCTGAGACAGGTGGAAGCCATGACAAGCGATTTGTGATGGAG GTAGAAGTAGATGGCCAGAAATTCAGAGGTGCAGGCCCAAATAAGAAAGTAGCAAAAGCAAGTGCTGCATTAGCAGCACTTGAGAAACTGTTTTCTGGACCTAATGCAgcaaacaacaagaaaaagaaaattcttcctcAG CAGACTAAAGGAGTTGTCAATacagctgtttctgcagcagtcCAGGCTGTGCGAGGTAGAGGACGAGGTGCTTTAACAAGAGGTGCATTTgttggggcagctgctgctacTGGATACATAACGCCAG GCTATGGAGCACCGTATGGATATAGTACAGCTGCACCAGCTTATG ACTTTGCTGTTGAGGCAGGGGGAGCTTTATTTATGAAGAGGATCTAA
- the STRBP gene encoding spermatid perinuclear RNA-binding protein isoform X5 has translation MRSIRSFANDDRHVMVKHSTIYPSPEELEAVQNMVSTVECALKHVSDWMDEKNKSVKCEGDVEAKEEAAESNAKDQSGRTLCGVMRIGLVAKGLLIKDDMDLELVLMCKEKPTKTLLCIVKDNLPIQIQKLTEEKYLVEEHVNEAAIIIRNTKEPKLTLKVILTSPLIRDEAEKKEGDSVAMKDPPDLLDRQKCLEALASLRHAKWFQARANGLKSCVIVLRILRDLCNRVPTWAPLKGWPLELICEKSIGTCNRPLGAGEALRRVMECLASGILLPGGPGLHDPCEREPTDALSDMTVQQKEAITHSAQHALRLSAFGQIYKVLEMDPLPSNKSFQKYSWSVADKEGTGSSALKRPFEDGVGDDKDPNKKMKRNLRKILDSKAIDLMNALMRLNQIRPGLQYKLLSQSGPVHAPVFTMSVDVDGTTYEASGPSKKTAKLHVAVKVLQAMGYPTGFDADVECVSSDEKSDNEGKNETVSSISSNNTGNSTADTSATLEVRTQGPILTASGKNPVMELNEKRRGLKYELISETGGSHDKRFVMEVEVDGQKFRGAGPNKKVAKASAALAALEKLFSGPNAANNKKKKILPQQTKGVVNTAVSAAVQAVRGRGRGALTRGAFVGAAAATGYITPGYGAPYGYSTAAPAYGLPKRMVLLPVMKFPTYPVPHYSFF, from the exons ATG AGATCTATCCGATCTTTTGCTAACGATGACCGCCATGTTATGGTGAAACATTCAACCATTTATCCATCTCCAGAAGAACTTGAAGCTGTCCAGAACATGGTATCAACAGTAGAATGTGCCCTTAAACATGTGTCTGACTGGATGGATGAAAAGAACAAGTCTGTAAAATGTGAGGGTGATGTGGAAGCAAAAGaggaagctgcagaaagcaatgccAA GGATCAAAGTGGTCGGACCTTGTGTGGTGTTATGAGAATTGGCTTGGTTGCAAAGGGTTTGCTGATAAAAGATGATATGGATTTGGAGCTGGTTCTCATGTgcaaagaaaaacccacaaagacCTTACTATGTATAGTCAAAGACAATCTCCCCATTCAAATTCAG AAACTTACAGAAGAGAAGTATCTCGTGGAGGAGCATGTAAATGAGGCAGCTATTATTATTCGTAACACAAAGGAGCCCAAGCTAACCTTGAAGGTGATACTTACGTCCCCTCTCATTCGAGATGaagcagagaagaaggaaggag ACAGTGTTGCGATGAAAGATCCTCCGGACTTATTGGACAGGCAGAAATGCCTGGAGGCCTTGGCGTCTCTGCGGCACGCCAAATGGTTTCAG gCCAGGGCAAATGGACTAAAATCATGTGTAATTGTGCTTCGTATTCTGCGGGATTTGTGCAACAGAGTCCCCACAtgggcaccactgaaaggaTGG CCACTCGAGCTTATATGTGAAAAATCTATAGGTACTTGTAATAGACCTTTGGGCGCTGGGGAAGCATTACGACGAGTGATGGAGTGCTTGGCATCTGGAATTCTGCTTCCCG gaGGCCCTGGTCTGCATGACCCCTGTGAACGGGAGCCAACAGATGCTTTGTCTGATATGACAGTTCAGCAAAAAGAAGCCATTACGCACAGTGCTCAG CATGCCCTCAGATTATCAGCCTTTGGTCAGATTTATAAGGTTTTGGAAATGGATCCCCTCCCATcaaataaatcatttcagaaatattccTGGTCAGTAGCTGACAAAGAAG GTACAGGCTCATCTGCTCTCAAGAGACCATTTGAAGATGGTGTTGGGGACGATAAAGATCCAAATAAAAAGATGAAGCGTAATCTGAGGAAAA TACTAGATAGTAAAGCAATAGATCTCATGAATGCTCTGATGAGGCTGAACCAAATCAGGCCGGGGCTTCAGTATAAGCTGCTGTCCCAGTCTGGTCCAGTCCATGCCCCAGTCTTCACAATGTCTGTAGATGTTGATGGTACGACATATGAAGCATCAGGACCTTCTAAGAAAACAGCCAAGCTCCATGTGGCAGTGAAG GTTTTACAAGCAATGGGTTATCCAACTGGTTTTGATGCAGATGTTGAATGTGTAAGTTCTGATGAAAAATCAGATAATGAaggtaaaaatgaaacagtgtcTTCAATCTCAAGCAATAATACTGGAAATTCTACAGCTGACACCTCTGCTACCCTAGAG GTAAGAACTCAGGGTCCTATACTGACAGCAAGTGGTAAAAATCCGGTGATGGAGCtcaatgaaaaaagaagaggtCTGAAGTATGAGCTCATCTCTGAGACAGGTGGAAGCCATGACAAGCGATTTGTGATGGAG GTAGAAGTAGATGGCCAGAAATTCAGAGGTGCAGGCCCAAATAAGAAAGTAGCAAAAGCAAGTGCTGCATTAGCAGCACTTGAGAAACTGTTTTCTGGACCTAATGCAgcaaacaacaagaaaaagaaaattcttcctcAG CAGACTAAAGGAGTTGTCAATacagctgtttctgcagcagtcCAGGCTGTGCGAGGTAGAGGACGAGGTGCTTTAACAAGAGGTGCATTTgttggggcagctgctgctacTGGATACATAACGCCAG GCTATGGAGCACCGTATGGATATAGTACAGCTGCACCAGCTTATG gtTTACCCAAGAGAATGGTTCTGTTACCAGTTATGAAATTCCCAACTTATCCTGTTCCCCACTACTCATTCTTTTAG
- the STRBP gene encoding spermatid perinuclear RNA-binding protein isoform X6: protein MRSIRSFANDDRHVMVKHSTIYPSPEELEAVQNMVSTVECALKHVSDWMDEKNKSVKCEGDVEAKEEAAESNAKDQSGRTLCGVMRIGLVAKGLLIKDDMDLELVLMCKEKPTKTLLCIVKDNLPIQIQKLTEEKYLVEEHVNEAAIIIRNTKEPKLTLKVILTSPLIRDEAEKKEGDSVAMKDPPDLLDRQKCLEALASLRHAKWFQARANGLKSCVIVLRILRDLCNRVPTWAPLKGWPLELICEKSIGTCNRPLGAGEALRRVMECLASGILLPGGPGLHDPCEREPTDALSDMTVQQKEAITHSAQHALRLSAFGQIYKVLEMDPLPSNKSFQKYSWSVADKEGTGSSALKRPFEDGVGDDKDPNKKMKRNLRKILDSKAIDLMNALMRLNQIRPGLQYKLLSQSGPVHAPVFTMSVDVDGTTYEASGPSKKTAKLHVAVKVLQAMGYPTGFDADVECVSSDEKSDNEGKNETVSSISSNNTGNSTADTSATLEVRTQGPILTASGKNPVMELNEKRRGLKYELISETGGSHDKRFVMEVEVDGQKFRGAGPNKKVAKASAALAALEKLFSGPNAANNKKKKILPQTKGVVNTAVSAAVQAVRGRGRGALTRGAFVGAAAATGYITPGYGAPYGYSTAAPAYGLPKRMVLLPVMKFPTYPVPHYSFF from the exons ATG AGATCTATCCGATCTTTTGCTAACGATGACCGCCATGTTATGGTGAAACATTCAACCATTTATCCATCTCCAGAAGAACTTGAAGCTGTCCAGAACATGGTATCAACAGTAGAATGTGCCCTTAAACATGTGTCTGACTGGATGGATGAAAAGAACAAGTCTGTAAAATGTGAGGGTGATGTGGAAGCAAAAGaggaagctgcagaaagcaatgccAA GGATCAAAGTGGTCGGACCTTGTGTGGTGTTATGAGAATTGGCTTGGTTGCAAAGGGTTTGCTGATAAAAGATGATATGGATTTGGAGCTGGTTCTCATGTgcaaagaaaaacccacaaagacCTTACTATGTATAGTCAAAGACAATCTCCCCATTCAAATTCAG AAACTTACAGAAGAGAAGTATCTCGTGGAGGAGCATGTAAATGAGGCAGCTATTATTATTCGTAACACAAAGGAGCCCAAGCTAACCTTGAAGGTGATACTTACGTCCCCTCTCATTCGAGATGaagcagagaagaaggaaggag ACAGTGTTGCGATGAAAGATCCTCCGGACTTATTGGACAGGCAGAAATGCCTGGAGGCCTTGGCGTCTCTGCGGCACGCCAAATGGTTTCAG gCCAGGGCAAATGGACTAAAATCATGTGTAATTGTGCTTCGTATTCTGCGGGATTTGTGCAACAGAGTCCCCACAtgggcaccactgaaaggaTGG CCACTCGAGCTTATATGTGAAAAATCTATAGGTACTTGTAATAGACCTTTGGGCGCTGGGGAAGCATTACGACGAGTGATGGAGTGCTTGGCATCTGGAATTCTGCTTCCCG gaGGCCCTGGTCTGCATGACCCCTGTGAACGGGAGCCAACAGATGCTTTGTCTGATATGACAGTTCAGCAAAAAGAAGCCATTACGCACAGTGCTCAG CATGCCCTCAGATTATCAGCCTTTGGTCAGATTTATAAGGTTTTGGAAATGGATCCCCTCCCATcaaataaatcatttcagaaatattccTGGTCAGTAGCTGACAAAGAAG GTACAGGCTCATCTGCTCTCAAGAGACCATTTGAAGATGGTGTTGGGGACGATAAAGATCCAAATAAAAAGATGAAGCGTAATCTGAGGAAAA TACTAGATAGTAAAGCAATAGATCTCATGAATGCTCTGATGAGGCTGAACCAAATCAGGCCGGGGCTTCAGTATAAGCTGCTGTCCCAGTCTGGTCCAGTCCATGCCCCAGTCTTCACAATGTCTGTAGATGTTGATGGTACGACATATGAAGCATCAGGACCTTCTAAGAAAACAGCCAAGCTCCATGTGGCAGTGAAG GTTTTACAAGCAATGGGTTATCCAACTGGTTTTGATGCAGATGTTGAATGTGTAAGTTCTGATGAAAAATCAGATAATGAaggtaaaaatgaaacagtgtcTTCAATCTCAAGCAATAATACTGGAAATTCTACAGCTGACACCTCTGCTACCCTAGAG GTAAGAACTCAGGGTCCTATACTGACAGCAAGTGGTAAAAATCCGGTGATGGAGCtcaatgaaaaaagaagaggtCTGAAGTATGAGCTCATCTCTGAGACAGGTGGAAGCCATGACAAGCGATTTGTGATGGAG GTAGAAGTAGATGGCCAGAAATTCAGAGGTGCAGGCCCAAATAAGAAAGTAGCAAAAGCAAGTGCTGCATTAGCAGCACTTGAGAAACTGTTTTCTGGACCTAATGCAgcaaacaacaagaaaaagaaaattcttcctcAG ACTAAAGGAGTTGTCAATacagctgtttctgcagcagtcCAGGCTGTGCGAGGTAGAGGACGAGGTGCTTTAACAAGAGGTGCATTTgttggggcagctgctgctacTGGATACATAACGCCAG GCTATGGAGCACCGTATGGATATAGTACAGCTGCACCAGCTTATG gtTTACCCAAGAGAATGGTTCTGTTACCAGTTATGAAATTCCCAACTTATCCTGTTCCCCACTACTCATTCTTTTAG
- the STRBP gene encoding spermatid perinuclear RNA-binding protein isoform X9, producing MRSIRSFANDDRHVMVKHSTIYPSPEELEAVQNMVSTVECALKHVSDWMDEKNKSVKCEGDVEAKEEAAESNAKDQSGRTLCGVMRIGLVAKGLLIKDDMDLELVLMCKEKPTKTLLCIVKDNLPIQIQKLTEEKYLVEEHVNEAAIIIRNTKEPKLTLKVILTSPLIRDEAEKKEGVDSVAMKDPPDLLDRQKCLEALASLRHAKWFQARANGLKSCVIVLRILRDLCNRVPTWAPLKGWPLELICEKSIGTCNRPLGAGEALRRVMECLASGILLPGGPGLHDPCEREPTDALSDMTVQQKEAITHSAQHALRLSAFGQIYKVLEMDPLPSNKSFQKYSWSVADKEGTGSSALKRPFEDGVGDDKDPNKKMKRNLRKILDSKAIDLMNALMRLNQIRPGLQYKLLSQSGPVHAPVFTMSVDVDGTTYEASGPSKKTAKLHVAVKVLQAMGYPTGFDADVECVSSDEKSDNEGKNETVSSISSNNTGNSTADTSATLEVRTQGPILTASGKNPVMELNEKRRGLKYELISETGGSHDKRFVMEVEVDGQKFRGAGPNKKVAKASAALAALEKLFSGPNAANNKKKKILPQTKGVVNTAVSAAVQAVRGRGRGALTRGAFVGAAAATGYITPGYGAPYGYSTAAPAYDFAVEAGGALFMKRI from the exons ATG AGATCTATCCGATCTTTTGCTAACGATGACCGCCATGTTATGGTGAAACATTCAACCATTTATCCATCTCCAGAAGAACTTGAAGCTGTCCAGAACATGGTATCAACAGTAGAATGTGCCCTTAAACATGTGTCTGACTGGATGGATGAAAAGAACAAGTCTGTAAAATGTGAGGGTGATGTGGAAGCAAAAGaggaagctgcagaaagcaatgccAA GGATCAAAGTGGTCGGACCTTGTGTGGTGTTATGAGAATTGGCTTGGTTGCAAAGGGTTTGCTGATAAAAGATGATATGGATTTGGAGCTGGTTCTCATGTgcaaagaaaaacccacaaagacCTTACTATGTATAGTCAAAGACAATCTCCCCATTCAAATTCAG AAACTTACAGAAGAGAAGTATCTCGTGGAGGAGCATGTAAATGAGGCAGCTATTATTATTCGTAACACAAAGGAGCCCAAGCTAACCTTGAAGGTGATACTTACGTCCCCTCTCATTCGAGATGaagcagagaagaaggaaggag TAGACAGTGTTGCGATGAAAGATCCTCCGGACTTATTGGACAGGCAGAAATGCCTGGAGGCCTTGGCGTCTCTGCGGCACGCCAAATGGTTTCAG gCCAGGGCAAATGGACTAAAATCATGTGTAATTGTGCTTCGTATTCTGCGGGATTTGTGCAACAGAGTCCCCACAtgggcaccactgaaaggaTGG CCACTCGAGCTTATATGTGAAAAATCTATAGGTACTTGTAATAGACCTTTGGGCGCTGGGGAAGCATTACGACGAGTGATGGAGTGCTTGGCATCTGGAATTCTGCTTCCCG gaGGCCCTGGTCTGCATGACCCCTGTGAACGGGAGCCAACAGATGCTTTGTCTGATATGACAGTTCAGCAAAAAGAAGCCATTACGCACAGTGCTCAG CATGCCCTCAGATTATCAGCCTTTGGTCAGATTTATAAGGTTTTGGAAATGGATCCCCTCCCATcaaataaatcatttcagaaatattccTGGTCAGTAGCTGACAAAGAAG GTACAGGCTCATCTGCTCTCAAGAGACCATTTGAAGATGGTGTTGGGGACGATAAAGATCCAAATAAAAAGATGAAGCGTAATCTGAGGAAAA TACTAGATAGTAAAGCAATAGATCTCATGAATGCTCTGATGAGGCTGAACCAAATCAGGCCGGGGCTTCAGTATAAGCTGCTGTCCCAGTCTGGTCCAGTCCATGCCCCAGTCTTCACAATGTCTGTAGATGTTGATGGTACGACATATGAAGCATCAGGACCTTCTAAGAAAACAGCCAAGCTCCATGTGGCAGTGAAG GTTTTACAAGCAATGGGTTATCCAACTGGTTTTGATGCAGATGTTGAATGTGTAAGTTCTGATGAAAAATCAGATAATGAaggtaaaaatgaaacagtgtcTTCAATCTCAAGCAATAATACTGGAAATTCTACAGCTGACACCTCTGCTACCCTAGAG GTAAGAACTCAGGGTCCTATACTGACAGCAAGTGGTAAAAATCCGGTGATGGAGCtcaatgaaaaaagaagaggtCTGAAGTATGAGCTCATCTCTGAGACAGGTGGAAGCCATGACAAGCGATTTGTGATGGAG GTAGAAGTAGATGGCCAGAAATTCAGAGGTGCAGGCCCAAATAAGAAAGTAGCAAAAGCAAGTGCTGCATTAGCAGCACTTGAGAAACTGTTTTCTGGACCTAATGCAgcaaacaacaagaaaaagaaaattcttcctcAG ACTAAAGGAGTTGTCAATacagctgtttctgcagcagtcCAGGCTGTGCGAGGTAGAGGACGAGGTGCTTTAACAAGAGGTGCATTTgttggggcagctgctgctacTGGATACATAACGCCAG GCTATGGAGCACCGTATGGATATAGTACAGCTGCACCAGCTTATG ACTTTGCTGTTGAGGCAGGGGGAGCTTTATTTATGAAGAGGATCTAA